A genomic window from Sorex araneus isolate mSorAra2 chromosome 2, mSorAra2.pri, whole genome shotgun sequence includes:
- the CHMP1B gene encoding charged multivesicular body protein 1b gives MSNMEKHLFNLKFAAKELSRSAKKCDKEEKAEKAKIKKAIQKGNMEVARIHAENAIRQKNQAVNFLRMSARVDAVAARVQTAVTMGKVTKSMAGVVKSMDATLKTMNLEKISALMDKFEHQFETLDVQTQQMEDTMSSTTTLTTPQNQVDMLLQEMADEAGLDLNMELPQGQTGSVGTSVASAEQDELSQRLARLRDQV, from the coding sequence ATGTCCAACATGGAGAAACACCTGTTCAACCTCAAGTTCGCGGCCAAAGAGCTGAGCCGCAGCGCCAAGAAATGCGACAAGGAGGAGAAGGCGGAGAAGGCCAAGATCAAAAAGGCCATTCAGAAGGGCAACATGGAAGTGGCGCGCATCCACGCCGAGAACGCCATCCGCCAGAAGAACCAGGCGGTGAACTTCCTACGCATGAGCGCGCGCGTGGACGCCGTGGCCGCCCGCGTCCAGACGGCCGTGACGATGGGCAAGGTGACCAAGTCGATGGCCGGGGTGGTCAAATCCATGGACGCGACGCTGAAGACCATGAACCTGGAGAAGATCTCCGCGCTCATGGACAAGTTCGAGCACCAGTTCGAGACGCTGGACGTCCAGACGCAGCAGATGGAGGACACGATGAGCAGCACCACGACGCTGACCACTCCCCAGAACCAGGTGGATATGCTGCTCCAGGAGATGGCAGACGAGGCCGGCCTCGACCTCAACATGGAGCTGCCGCAGGGCCAGACCGGCTCGGTGGGCACCAGCGTGGCCTCGGCCGAGCAGGACGAGCTGTCCCAGAGACTGGCCCGCCTCCGGGACCAGGTGTGA